ACCACGTTCCCGGTAAATCCGTCGCAAACGACGACCTCGGCCGGATTTTCGAAAAGGTCATGGCCTTCGATGTTGCCTCGGAAGTTGAGGCCGCTCCGGCGCAGCAGTTTGAAAGCTTCCCTGGTAACGTCGTTACCCTTCGTGTCTTCCTGACCGATCGACATGAGGGCGACGGAAGGGTTCTTGTACCCTAAAAAGTGCTCGGAAAAGACGGCACCCATGATGGCAAACTGGACCAGGTTTTCAGGCGTTGAGTCGGGGTTGGCGCCGCCATCAATAAGGACAAAGACCTTGGTCTCCGTCGGCAACAGGCAGGCCACCGCAGGCCGCTCGATGCCTTTAAGGGTTCGGAGTTTAAGTACTGAGGCAGCAACGGCAGCGCCGGTGTGCCCTGCCGAAACGACCGCCTGGGCAGCATTGTTCTTGACCAGGTCGACTGCCCGCGAGATGGAAGCGTCCTTTTTCTGCCGGATCGCCTTCGCAGCTGACTCCCGCATATCGACGACTTCCGATGCGTGAAAAATCTCGATGCGGTCATCCTGGTATGCGAGGCGGTTGAGTTCGTTGCCGATCGTAACGGCGTCGCCTACCAGAAACAGCTTTTCGATATGGCGGTATTCCTTAAGCGCGAGTACCGCTCCTTCAATGGTATTGCGTGGGGCGAAGTCACCGCCCATGGCATCTAAAGCAATCCTCATAAGATCACGTGACTCGCGGCAGGAAGGTCAGCGCTGGTAGGAGAGGCACTAGCCCAAGAAGAATCAGCGATCAACTGGAAATCGTAACGGCTGAACCACGATTTGCCATTTGTCCCGGCGGGCACGCTTCCACCGGCTGCGGAGTCGAAAGGCCCCGACAACAGCCGCCTGGCACCCCGCCGGCGCACTTCCCGGGCCAGGCGGGGTTCGCCGATCACGAGGGGCAATTCAGGCTTCCTGGACTCCCGGCTGCCCCTTTGATCCGAAAGCCCTGAAAATCGTGGAAGGTCCGCCGGACAAACCGCGGCCCTCAGGACCGCTGCGGATTGATCCGTTCCGGAGTTCGTTCAGAACGATCGAGCGCCGCTTCAAAGAATGGTCATTGATTCGGAACGAATCCCATGGCGGCCACCTTAAGCGGCTTCGACGGTGAGGATCTGGCGTCCTCGATAATAGCCGCAAGACGGGCAGGCGATATGGCCGCGCACCCGGCTGCCGCATTGTGAGCATTTGGTCAACTGCGGCGCGTGCCAGCGGTTGGCGGCCCTCCGTGTACGCAGCCGCATCTTGGACGTTTTTCTCTTTGGAACACCCATCTCAGTTGATCTTCGGTTTCAAATCTAAATCGTCGAGCGCGTCCCAGGCGCTTGGCACCTGTGTAGGCTCCGCATCGAGCGTCAGGCCCTGCACCCGGGGTCCCGGGCACGTGGTCTTTCCATCCCAATCACACCGGGGGTGCGCAGGAAGGACGAGGAGGATATCTTCACGAACCAGCGGCGTCAAGTCGATGACCTCGGGGCCGGTCAGGTCAACCTGCGCGGCAAAATCGGGTACCACGAGCGGGTACACGTATTTTCGTAAACAGCTTACGCACTCAAGTTCCAGGTTGACCCAGAGCCGCCCGGTGGCAAAAAGGGAGGTCCCCGAAACGCCGACCTGCAGATCGTAAGCCACGTGGTCCAGCGGGTGAACGTGCGGTTCGTTCAGTTCGAGGATTTCCGTTTCTTCTTTGCCGACCAGGTGAATACCTTCCGGCGGTACTTGCAAGAGATGAACCTTCATAAGCCTGGAGGGGCACCGCGCTGAGGAGATCGCCTCGGTGCCGCCTGAGCGACCAAGATACCAACGGCGCGCTAAGTTTTCCACCTGAGCGAGGGCCCTGGAGTAAAAAATTCCACAAATGCCACAAGCGCAAAAATGCGACAAATGGAAGAGGGTGTCGGGTAACGGGTAACGGGTGTCGGGTGTCGGGTGTCGGGTGTCGGGTCAGACGGCGGGAAGGCAGGAATCATCCGCAGAACACGCAAAAGAGAAATTCATCCACAGATTACACAGATTGACACAGATTAACGAACTCCGAACCCTTTTCTCTTCCCGCCGTGGTCGCCGTGTGAACTCGGCCGTTGTGCCCGCCAAACCCGCTGTGGCCGCCGTGTGACCGAACTCCGAACTCCGAACCCCGAACTCCACACCCGTTACCCGTTACTCGTTACTCGTTACTCGTTACTCGTTACTCGTTACTCGACACCCTCTTCCATTTGTGGCATTTTTTCACTTGTGGCATTTGTGGCATTTCCTAGGATCTGAGTTTCGCGTCCAGGGCTTTGGCCACGCAGGACGGGACGAAAGCGTCCACGCTGCCGCCCAGACGTGCAATTTCCTTGATGAG
The window above is part of the Verrucomicrobiota bacterium genome. Proteins encoded here:
- the plsX gene encoding phosphate acyltransferase PlsX, with amino-acid sequence MRIALDAMGGDFAPRNTIEGAVLALKEYRHIEKLFLVGDAVTIGNELNRLAYQDDRIEIFHASEVVDMRESAAKAIRQKKDASISRAVDLVKNNAAQAVVSAGHTGAAVAASVLKLRTLKGIERPAVACLLPTETKVFVLIDGGANPDSTPENLVQFAIMGAVFSEHFLGYKNPSVALMSIGQEDTKGNDVTREAFKLLRRSGLNFRGNIEGHDLFENPAEVVVCDGFTGNVVLKTSEAIAHAIFTWLKHELFRTPVRKLGAKLAEGAFRSIKKKTNYEEYGGMPLLGVNGICIIAHGASSALAIKNAIRAACDSIQHEINPQILRELQSYNEKFTTTTAPTSVQ
- the rpmF gene encoding 50S ribosomal protein L32, yielding MGVPKRKTSKMRLRTRRAANRWHAPQLTKCSQCGSRVRGHIACPSCGYYRGRQILTVEAA